The uncultured Methanobrevibacter sp. genome has a segment encoding these proteins:
- a CDS encoding tetratricopeptide repeat protein — MPILSFSSNDIEVITGKKTRTIRKAWKTPLKVGDRLYCYWNLVSKEKMKIFEAFVTGIESIPFSEIKDNDELAREEGFEDSKDMLREFKKMYGGRIDPDEEFQIIYFEKIDIDDWRGDKIDEKAMITKRADILFDSGKFDKSTMCYEAALRLDPHDVYLLNKQGDNLSRLGKFIEAIECYDKALEYEPDNIYILNNKAIALLNSGNINEALKVSNIAYNYRPSSPIVLYWRGFILEMLGRYDDALRVYDKLIVIDSENPEVWNSRGNLLSDMGLLEEAIESFDKAVEVCLDDSEVDAAAINRMGNAYIDLGKFDEALECFNRAISLEKNNIDFLLNKGVVLMELGKFEEAVESFNMVLLRSPDNEDAFFLKEECLEYF; from the coding sequence ATGCCAATTTTATCCTTTTCAAGTAATGATATTGAAGTTATCACTGGTAAGAAAACCAGAACCATCAGAAAAGCATGGAAAACACCACTTAAGGTAGGTGACAGATTATATTGTTACTGGAATCTTGTTTCCAAGGAAAAGATGAAGATTTTTGAAGCTTTTGTTACCGGAATCGAAAGCATTCCATTTTCCGAAATCAAGGACAATGACGAGCTTGCAAGAGAGGAAGGATTTGAGGACTCAAAGGACATGCTCAGGGAATTCAAGAAGATGTATGGTGGAAGAATCGACCCTGATGAGGAGTTCCAGATAATATACTTCGAAAAGATTGACATTGATGACTGGAGAGGAGACAAGATTGATGAAAAGGCAATGATTACCAAAAGGGCTGATATTCTTTTTGACAGCGGTAAGTTTGACAAGTCAACAATGTGTTATGAGGCTGCACTGAGACTTGACCCTCATGACGTATACCTTTTAAACAAGCAGGGGGATAACCTTTCAAGGCTTGGAAAGTTCATTGAGGCCATCGAATGTTACGACAAGGCTCTTGAATACGAGCCGGATAACATTTACATTTTAAACAACAAGGCAATCGCACTTCTGAACTCAGGCAACATCAATGAGGCTCTTAAGGTCAGCAATATCGCATACAACTATCGTCCGAGCAGCCCTATAGTTCTCTATTGGAGAGGATTCATTCTGGAAATGCTTGGAAGATATGATGATGCGCTGAGGGTATATGACAAGCTTATAGTCATTGACAGTGAAAATCCAGAGGTTTGGAATTCACGCGGAAACCTCTTAAGTGACATGGGACTTTTGGAGGAGGCAATCGAGTCCTTCGACAAGGCTGTTGAGGTATGTCTTGACGATTCTGAGGTAGATGCCGCCGCAATCAATCGTATGGGCAATGCATATATTGATTTGGGTAAGTTCGATGAGGCACTGGAATGCTTTAACCGAGCCATATCTCTTGAAAAAAACAACATCGACTTTCTGCTCAATAAGGGTGTTGTTTTGATGGAGCTTGGAAAGTTCGAAGAGGCCGTCGAGAGTTTCAATATGGTGCTTTTGAGAAGCCCTGACAATGAGGATGCGTTCTTCCTGAAAGAGGAATGTCTCGAATATTTCTAG
- a CDS encoding anaerobic ribonucleoside-triphosphate reductase activating protein has product MYVGGSVISSVEFHGNMSLVIFMSKCPLACRYCHNVELLEDSTEKSLDEIKQEIDSSADFLDAIVISGGEPLVQPDAVIDIFTYVKEIGLKTKLDTSGIYPENLKKIIDLGLVDYISLDVKTTFSKYRKITGANVGFQVKKSMDLINQAGIHLEIRTTYVPTLHTKKDIMNLVDEIEAEIYTIQQFRNKNVLDPALEKVEVPNPHDLVDLAREIKPYFDGVVKVKSGEFGEQVI; this is encoded by the coding sequence ATGTATGTGGGCGGTAGCGTAATATCCTCTGTTGAGTTCCATGGCAACATGAGCCTGGTGATTTTCATGTCAAAATGTCCTTTGGCATGCAGATACTGCCACAATGTGGAACTTTTGGAGGACAGCACTGAAAAATCATTGGATGAAATAAAGCAGGAAATAGATTCATCAGCAGATTTTTTAGATGCTATTGTCATTTCAGGTGGAGAACCGTTAGTACAGCCGGATGCAGTAATTGACATATTTACCTATGTAAAGGAGATAGGTCTTAAAACAAAACTGGATACAAGTGGAATCTATCCGGAAAACCTTAAAAAGATTATAGATCTGGGTTTGGTGGATTACATTTCACTTGATGTAAAAACAACATTTTCAAAATACCGCAAAATCACAGGAGCAAACGTCGGTTTTCAGGTCAAAAAATCAATGGACCTGATTAACCAGGCAGGAATTCATCTTGAAATCCGAACAACATATGTTCCGACATTGCATACTAAAAAGGATATCATGAATCTTGTCGATGAAATCGAAGCTGAAATCTATACCATTCAGCAGTTCAGAAACAAGAACGTGCTTGATCCTGCTTTGGAAAAAGTTGAAGTTCCAAACCCTCATGATTTGGTAGACCTTGCACGCGAAATCAAGCCGTACTTTGATGGCGTCGTCAAGGTCAAGTCAGGGGAGTTCGGTGAACAGGTAATTTAG